A window from Mustela erminea isolate mMusErm1 chromosome 17, mMusErm1.Pri, whole genome shotgun sequence encodes these proteins:
- the LOC116576523 gene encoding receptor-interacting serine/threonine-protein kinase 2-like: MNQEGICSALPTIPCHKLPDLRYLSRGASGTVSSARHADWHVQVAVKQLHIHTPLLDSERNDVLREAEILHKARFSYILPIWGICNEPEFLGIVMEYMPNGSLNEFLHRKTEYPDVAWALRFRILHEIALGVNYLHNMNPPLFHHDLKIRNILLDNEFHVKIADFGLSKWRMMSLSQSRTSKSSPEGGTIIYMPPENYEPGQKSRASVKHDIYSFAVIMWEVLSRKQPFEEVTSPLQIMYSVSQGHRPNTNEEILPLDIPHRTLMISLIESGWAQNPDERPSFLKCLIELEPVLRTFEEITFLEAVIQLKKTKLQSTLSTIHLCDKKKMDSSLNTPITHGPQEESCGSSKLHESSDSTIASKSLTAPQENDFLSRKTQDFSTLCHYPVNHSCNSNISAVQKRKFCDHKTTPGSLAVITPLSAEGNSERLQPGIAQQWIQSKRKDIVSQMTEAYLNQSLDALLSRDLIMKEDYELISTKPTRTSKVRQLLDTTDIQGEEFAKVIVQKLKDNKQMGLQPYPEILVVSRSQSLYLFQNKSS; encoded by the coding sequence ATGAACCAGGAGGGTATCTGCAGCGCCCTGCCTACCATTCCCTGCCACAAGCTCCCCGACCTGCGCTACCTGAGCCGCGGCGCGTCAGGCACCGTGTCCTCTGCCCGCCACGCAGACTGGCACGTTCAGGTTGCCGTGAAGCAGCTGCACATCCACACCCCGCTGCTCGACAGTGAAAGAAATGATGTTTTAAGAGAAGCTGAAATTTTACACAAAGCTAGATTTAGTTACATTCTTCCAATTTGGGGAATTTGCAATGAGCCTGAATTTTTGGGAATAGTTATGGAATATATGCCAAATGGATCATTAAATGAATTCCTCCATAGGAAAACGGAATATCCTGATGTTGCTTGGGCACTGAGATTTCGCATCCTGCATGAAATTGCACTGGGTGTAAACTACTTGCACAATATGAATCCTCCTCTATTTCATCATGACTTAAAGATTCGAAATATCTTATTGGATAATGAATTTCATGTTAAGATTGCAGATTTTGGTTTATCAAAATGGCGTATGATGTCCCTCTCACAATCACGGACTAGTAAATCTTCACCAGAAGGAGGGACAATTATCTATATGCCACCTGAGAACTATGAACCTGGacaaaaatcaagagccagcgTCAAGCATGATATCTATAGCTTTGCAGTGATCATGTGGGAAGTCTTATCCAGAAAACAGCCTTTTGAAGAAGTCACCAGTCCTTTGCAGATCATGTATAGTGTATCACAAGGACATCGACCTAACACTAATGAAGAAATTTTGCCCCTTGATATACCTCATCGAACACTTATGATCTCTCTAATAGAAAGTGGATGGGCACAAAATCCAGATGAAAGACcatctttcttaaaatgtttaatagaaCTTGAACCAGTTCTGAGGACATTTGAAGAGATAACTTTTCTTGAAGCTGTTATTcaactaaagaaaacaaagttacaGAGTACTTTGAGCACTATTCACTTATGTGACAAGAAGAAAATGGACTCATCTCTGAACACACCTATAACTCATGGACCACAGGAGGAATCATGTGGATCCTCTAAGCTCCATGAAAGTAGTGATTCTACTATAGCCTCAAAGTCCCTGACAGCTCctcaagaaaatgattttttatctaGAAAAACTCAAGACTTTTCTACACTGTGTCACTATCCAGTAAATCACAGTTGCAATAGTAACATTTCTGCAgttcagaagaggaaattttgTGATCACAAGACCACCCCAGGCTCTTTAGCAGTGATAACTCCACTCTCAGCTGAGGGAAATTCAGAGCGATTACAGCCTGGCATAGCCCAACAGTGGATCCAGAGTAAAAGGAAAGACATTGTGAGCCAAATGACAGAAGCCTACCTTAACCAGTCACTAGACGCTCTTCTGTCCAGGGACTTAATCATGAAGGAGGACTATGAACTCATTAGTACCAAACCTACAAGGACTTCAAAAGTCAGACAGTTACTGGACACCACTGACATCCAAGGAGAAGAATTTGCCAAAGTTATAGTACAAAAGTTGAAAGATAACAAGCAAATGGGTCTTCAACCTTACCCGGAAATACTTGTGGTTTCTCGATCacaatctttatatttatttcaaaataaaagctcataa
- the LOC116575911 gene encoding LOW QUALITY PROTEIN: protein O-glucosyltransferase 3-like (The sequence of the model RefSeq protein was modified relative to this genomic sequence to represent the inferred CDS: inserted 1 base in 1 codon; deleted 2 bases in 1 codon), with amino-acid sequence MGSGLLAPVSAPWSLVWGPGLRVGVVLPVCYFYLQAVNSQVQNLTRSPPGQTLFKVVIRSLSPKELVWIHVPKPLDRNDGTFLMRYKMYETASEGLKIEVLYGDEHMAQSPYILKGPVYHEYCECPEGPLAWQKTLSCPTKEPQIAKDFASFPGINLQQMLNEVPKKFADERGAIVHYMILNNRIYRRSLGKYTDFKMFSDEILLSLARKYKYQVNVDGTVAAYRYPYLMLGDSLVLKQDSTYYEHFYMALTPWKHYVPIKRNLSDLLEKVKWAKENDGEARKIAKEGQLAARELLQPHRLFCYYYGVLQKYXERQSSKPKIREGMQLVPQSDDNASPCQGLRERPSREEL; translated from the exons ATGGGGTCTGGGCTCCTG gcgCCGGTGAGCGCGCCGTGGAGCCTCGTGTGGGGGCCTGGGCTGCGGGTGGGCGTCGTGCTGCCCGTCTGCTACTTCTACCTGCAGGCTGTGAACTCGCAGGTCCAGAACCTCACTCGCTCGCCCCCAGGTCAAACACTATTCAAAGTAGTAATCAGATCTCTTTCACCTAAAGAGTTAGTCTGGATTCACGTCCCCAAACCTTTGGACAGGAACGATGGGACATTTTTGATGCGATATAAGATGTATGAAACTGCCAGCGAAGGGCTGAAGATAGAGGTCCTTTACGGTGATGAGCACATGGCTCAGTCTCCTTATATTTTGAAAGGACCAGTGTACCACGAGTACTGTGAATGTCCAGAA GGTCCTCTGGCCTGGCAGAAAACTCTTTCTTGTCCAACCAAGGAACCACAGATTGCAAAGGATTTTGCTTCCTTCCCCGGCATCAATCTCCAGCAGATGCTAAATGAAGTTCCAAAAAAGTTTGCGGACGAGAGGGGTGCCATTGTTCACTACATGATTCTCAATAACCGCATCTACCGGAGATCTTTAGGAAAGTACACAGACTTCAAAATGTTCTCCGATGAGATTTTGCTGTCACTGGCAAGAAAG tACAAGTATCAAGTGAATGTGGATGGGACCGTGGCGGCTTACAGATATCCATACCTCATGTTGGGTGACAGCTTGGTTTTGAAGCAGGACTCGACGTATTACGAACATTTCTATATGGCACTAACGCCTTGGAAACATTATGTTCCAATTAAAAGAAATCTTAGTGATTTACTAGAGAAAGTTAAGTGGGCCAAGGAAAATGATGGAGAAGCCAGGAAGATTGCAAAAGAAGGGCAGCTGGCCGCGAGGGAGCTGCTGCAGCCACACCGGCTCTTCTGCTACTATTACGGAGTACTCCAGAAAT GCGAGCGCCAGTCCAGCAAACCCAAAATACGTGAAGGGATGCAGCTCGTTCCTCAGTCAGATGATAATGCGTCCCCGTGCCAGGGCCTCCGGGAAAGACCTTCCAGAGAAGAGCTTTAA